A stretch of Leptospira hartskeerlii DNA encodes these proteins:
- a CDS encoding glycosyltransferase family 4 protein: MKPRTIKIGFDARMIAHSGIGSRIKGLLNWLGDIASKEGIQIVLLGNPDLIKKNLSPKVLSSYEILEYNAGIYSIKEWFGIPEMKNFDLLDIPHFNAPIKFLDRCVVTIHDIIPFRMKQFHSSFLKQVYMKFVFLLIRKKAKKIITVSDFTAKDITEVFSFSASQMRTIHNGLDPKIFSPKSDLEKKKFRKQYKLKPGYLLSVGIGKEHKNLGFVLQSLKKLWSEKKIKVDWVIAGSGGKLPEYLIEDAKGWEDRIKLVPYLSEQELVTLYSAAGLLVYPSLYEGFGFPPVEAQSCGCPVYSSNSSVLPEILEDTAFFFDPKDSNSFETGLVKLLDSPKLLSSKTKAGLKNSKRFNWKKSATEVVEVYLQLVKN, translated from the coding sequence ATGAAGCCCAGAACGATTAAAATCGGATTCGATGCAAGGATGATTGCCCACTCAGGGATCGGTTCCAGGATCAAAGGACTTCTGAATTGGCTAGGAGATATCGCCTCTAAAGAAGGTATCCAGATCGTTCTTTTAGGAAATCCTGATCTTATAAAAAAGAATCTATCTCCTAAGGTTTTATCTTCTTACGAAATCTTGGAGTATAATGCAGGGATCTATTCTATCAAAGAATGGTTCGGTATCCCTGAGATGAAAAATTTCGATCTGTTGGATATCCCACATTTTAACGCTCCTATAAAATTCTTAGATCGTTGTGTTGTCACCATTCACGATATTATTCCATTTAGAATGAAACAGTTCCATTCTTCTTTTTTGAAACAAGTCTATATGAAGTTTGTTTTCTTGCTCATAAGGAAGAAGGCCAAAAAGATCATTACGGTTTCCGATTTTACTGCAAAAGATATTACCGAAGTTTTTTCATTTTCCGCATCGCAAATGCGAACCATCCATAATGGTCTAGACCCAAAGATATTTTCTCCTAAAAGTGATTTAGAAAAGAAGAAGTTTCGGAAACAATATAAGTTGAAACCTGGATACTTGCTCAGCGTTGGCATTGGAAAGGAGCATAAGAATTTAGGATTTGTTCTTCAATCTCTCAAAAAACTTTGGTCCGAAAAAAAGATCAAAGTCGATTGGGTGATCGCAGGCTCCGGCGGAAAACTTCCTGAGTATTTGATAGAAGATGCAAAAGGTTGGGAAGACAGAATTAAATTAGTTCCTTATTTATCGGAACAAGAATTGGTTACACTATACTCTGCAGCCGGATTGCTTGTTTATCCTTCTTTATACGAAGGATTTGGATTTCCTCCTGTGGAAGCTCAGTCTTGCGGTTGCCCAGTATATTCTTCTAACTCGAGTGTTCTTCCTGAAATCCTGGAGGATACTGCATTCTTTTTTGACCCTAAAGATTCTAATTCTTTCGAAACAGGTTTAGTTAAATTATTAGATTCTCCCAAACTTCTAAGTTCTAAAACCAAAGCAGGTTTAAAAAATTCCAAGAGGTTTAATTGGAAAAAATCTGCAACTGAGGTTGTGGAAGTATATTTACAGTTAGTGAAGAATTGA
- the folE gene encoding GTP cyclohydrolase I FolE: protein MENEVTSILKAIGEDPNREGLLNTPKRVRKAYEFLTSGYRADIDTIVNGAIFEEDSQGMVLVRDIEMYSLCEHHLLPFFGKAHVGYIPNKKIIGISKIPRIVDVFARRLQVQERMTEQIAYALMEVLDPLGVAVVIKAKHLCMMMRGVEKQNSELFTSCMLGEFKTNMVTRSEFLDLIRTGST, encoded by the coding sequence TTGGAAAACGAAGTAACGAGTATATTAAAAGCAATCGGAGAAGATCCGAATAGAGAAGGACTTTTAAACACTCCTAAAAGAGTTCGGAAAGCTTATGAATTCCTGACCTCCGGCTATAGGGCAGACATAGATACGATTGTGAACGGGGCGATCTTCGAAGAGGATAGCCAAGGTATGGTCCTTGTTCGGGATATAGAAATGTATTCTCTCTGCGAACATCATCTTCTTCCATTTTTTGGAAAGGCTCACGTAGGTTATATTCCTAATAAAAAGATCATAGGGATTTCCAAGATCCCACGTATCGTGGATGTATTTGCAAGAAGGCTACAGGTTCAAGAAAGAATGACCGAGCAGATCGCATACGCCCTCATGGAAGTTTTGGATCCTTTGGGCGTTGCGGTTGTCATCAAAGCAAAACATCTATGTATGATGATGAGGGGAGTGGAAAAACAAAACTCCGAACTTTTCACTTCTTGTATGCTCGGAGAATTTAAAACGAATATGGTTACTAGGAGCGAGTTTCTAGATCTAATTCGGACTGGTTCGACCTAG